From one Nocardioides scoriae genomic stretch:
- a CDS encoding sulfate ABC transporter substrate-binding protein — protein MNTKHTARWIGAAAVVSSLLFTSACSDPAASGAGGGDSSSVSVVGFSVMKTANKQVIADFQKTDAGKGVTFQQSYGASGDQARAVIAGLKADEVHLSLEPDVTKLTDEDIVASDWKDGPNKGILTQSVVTMVVRKGNPKGIESWEDLVKPGVSIVTPNPGSSGSAKWNILAAYGHVIAEGGSEADAQAYLEKFLGNVAALPGSGKDATTAFEGGTGDVLLSYENEAIEARQAGADFDYVVPPQTLLIQNPVALTKDASSAAKKFLEYQLSEPGQTDYAKQGFRPLDDAIKVDVEGANDPSDPFPTPETLLTIDQDFGGWSEANTKYFDENDGIVTKLLADSGKS, from the coding sequence ATGAACACCAAGCACACCGCCCGCTGGATCGGCGCCGCCGCTGTCGTCAGCTCCCTGCTGTTCACCTCCGCCTGCTCCGACCCCGCCGCGTCCGGGGCCGGCGGTGGCGACTCCTCCTCGGTCAGCGTCGTCGGGTTCTCGGTCATGAAGACCGCGAACAAGCAGGTCATCGCCGACTTCCAGAAGACCGACGCCGGCAAGGGCGTCACCTTCCAGCAGTCCTACGGCGCCTCGGGCGACCAGGCCCGCGCGGTGATCGCCGGCCTCAAGGCCGACGAGGTCCACCTGTCGCTGGAGCCCGACGTCACCAAGCTGACCGACGAGGACATCGTCGCCTCGGACTGGAAGGACGGCCCCAACAAGGGGATCCTCACGCAGTCGGTCGTGACCATGGTGGTGCGCAAGGGCAACCCCAAGGGCATCGAGAGCTGGGAGGACCTGGTGAAGCCCGGCGTGAGCATCGTCACTCCCAACCCCGGCTCCTCGGGCTCCGCGAAGTGGAACATCCTGGCGGCGTACGGCCACGTCATCGCCGAGGGCGGCAGCGAGGCCGACGCCCAGGCCTACCTGGAGAAGTTCCTCGGCAACGTCGCCGCCCTGCCCGGCAGCGGCAAGGACGCCACCACCGCCTTCGAGGGCGGCACCGGTGACGTGCTGCTCTCCTACGAGAACGAGGCCATCGAGGCCCGCCAGGCCGGCGCCGACTTCGACTACGTCGTGCCGCCGCAGACGCTGCTCATCCAGAACCCCGTCGCGCTCACCAAGGACGCCAGCTCGGCGGCCAAGAAGTTCCTCGAGTACCAGCTCAGCGAGCCCGGCCAGACCGACTACGCCAAGCAGGGCTTCCGCCCGCTCGACGACGCGATCAAGGTCGACGTCGAGGGTGCCAACGACCCGAGCGACCCGTTCCCGACGCCGGAGACGCTGCTGACCATCGACCAGGACTTCGGTGGCTGGTCGGAGGCCAACACCAAGTACTTCGACGAGAACGACGGCATCGTCACCAAGCTCCTGGCCGACTCCGGGAAGTCATGA
- the cysT gene encoding sulfate ABC transporter permease subunit CysT, whose protein sequence is MTTIAASSAPGPTRQRRARGRRALGAGSALGLGITMTWFSLLVLIPLVAVLISAAGLGPSGFWEVVTQPQTLAALRLTVLESAGVTLLNVVMGTALAWVLVRDRFWGKRIVDIVIDVPFALPTIVAGLVLLSLYGPQSPLGVDVANTRIAVFLALAFVTLPFVVRTVQPVLETLERDVEEAAASLGASRLTTFRRVILPSLVPAIAAGAALSFARGISEYGSLVLLSGNLPSRTEVASVRILTFIENGNKEAASAVAAILLLVALAVIVLLDVLQRRLARRGD, encoded by the coding sequence ATGACCACGATCGCTGCCTCCTCCGCCCCCGGCCCGACGCGCCAGCGTCGCGCCCGGGGGCGGCGGGCGTTGGGCGCCGGCTCCGCCCTGGGGCTCGGCATCACGATGACCTGGTTCAGCCTGCTCGTGCTGATCCCGCTGGTCGCGGTGCTCATCTCCGCGGCCGGCCTCGGGCCGAGCGGCTTCTGGGAGGTCGTGACCCAGCCCCAGACCCTGGCCGCGCTGCGGCTGACGGTGCTGGAGTCCGCCGGCGTCACGCTGCTCAACGTCGTCATGGGCACCGCGCTCGCCTGGGTGCTGGTCCGCGACCGCTTCTGGGGCAAGCGCATCGTCGACATCGTCATCGACGTGCCGTTCGCGCTGCCGACGATCGTGGCCGGCCTCGTGCTGCTCTCGCTCTACGGCCCGCAGTCCCCGCTGGGCGTCGACGTCGCCAACACCCGGATCGCGGTGTTCCTGGCGCTGGCCTTCGTGACGCTGCCCTTCGTGGTGCGCACCGTCCAGCCGGTGCTGGAGACCCTCGAGCGCGACGTCGAGGAGGCCGCAGCCTCGCTCGGCGCCAGCCGGCTGACCACCTTCCGGCGCGTGATCCTGCCGTCGCTGGTCCCGGCCATCGCGGCCGGTGCGGCGCTGTCCTTCGCCCGGGGCATCAGCGAGTACGGCTCGCTGGTGCTGCTCTCGGGCAACCTGCCCAGCCGCACCGAGGTCGCCTCGGTGCGGATCCTGACGTTCATCGAGAACGGCAACAAGGAGGCGGCCTCCGCGGTCGCCGCCATCCTGCTGCTGGTCGCCCTCGCGGTGATCGTGCTCCTCGACGTCCTCCAGAGGAGGTTGGCCCGTCGTGGCGACTGA
- a CDS encoding sulfate/molybdate ABC transporter ATP-binding protein: MSINVSGVTKKFGDFVALDNVSVDLPTGHLTALLGPSGGGKSTLLRIIAGLESADSGTVTIEGTEATHLPPQKRNVGFVFQHYAAFKHMSVAKNVAFGLEIRKRPKDEVTRRVAELLELVHLSQFAHRLPAQLSGGQRQRMALARALAVEPTVLLLDEPFGALDAKVRKELREWLRRLHDEVSVTTVFVTHDQEEALEVADEIVVINEGRIEQVGSPDQLYDEPASDFVMSFLGPVTRLQGTLVRPHDIEVYTTDEDPQAVPGTIARQLRVGFEVRLSVALDPAHVTEGDPAEIEVTVTRATQRHLRLEEGQRVWIAHTNGARTVAAVQSAAG, encoded by the coding sequence ATGAGCATCAACGTCTCCGGCGTCACCAAGAAGTTCGGTGACTTCGTCGCGCTCGATAACGTCTCGGTCGACCTGCCGACCGGCCACCTCACCGCCCTGCTGGGCCCCAGCGGCGGCGGCAAGTCGACGCTGCTGCGCATCATCGCCGGCCTGGAGTCGGCCGACAGCGGCACCGTCACCATCGAGGGCACCGAGGCGACCCACCTGCCGCCGCAGAAGCGCAACGTGGGCTTCGTGTTCCAGCACTACGCGGCGTTCAAGCACATGAGCGTGGCCAAGAACGTCGCCTTCGGCCTCGAGATCCGCAAGCGGCCCAAGGACGAGGTCACGCGTCGGGTCGCCGAGCTGCTCGAGCTGGTCCACCTCTCGCAGTTCGCCCACCGGCTCCCGGCCCAGCTCTCCGGCGGCCAGCGGCAGCGGATGGCCCTGGCCCGGGCGCTCGCCGTCGAGCCGACGGTGCTGCTGCTCGACGAGCCGTTCGGCGCGCTCGACGCCAAGGTCCGCAAGGAGCTGCGCGAGTGGCTGCGACGCCTCCACGACGAGGTCTCGGTCACCACGGTCTTCGTCACCCACGACCAGGAGGAGGCCCTCGAGGTCGCCGACGAGATCGTGGTCATCAACGAGGGCCGCATCGAGCAGGTCGGCTCGCCCGACCAGCTCTACGACGAGCCGGCCAGCGACTTCGTGATGAGCTTCCTCGGCCCCGTCACCCGGCTCCAGGGCACCTTGGTGCGGCCGCACGACATCGAGGTCTACACGACCGACGAGGACCCGCAGGCCGTCCCCGGCACCATCGCGCGCCAGCTGCGGGTCGGGTTCGAGGTGCGGCTCTCGGTCGCGCTGGACCCCGCCCACGTCACCGAGGGCGACCCCGCCGAGATCGAGGTGACCGTCACCCGGGCGACGCAGCGCCACCTGCGCCTCGAGGAGGGCCAGCGCGTCTGGATCGCCCACACCAACGGTGCCCGCACCGTGGCGGCGGTCCAGTCAGCCGCTGGATAG
- a CDS encoding 2-oxoacid:ferredoxin oxidoreductase subunit beta yields the protein MTTAELPFPGLQGVPTTDDKLTGKDYTSDQEVRWCPGCGDYAVLKAVQSFLPDLGLRKENIVFVSGIGCSSRFPYYLDTYGMHSIHGRAPAIASGIATQREDLSVWVVTGDGDALSIGGNHLIHTMRRNVNLKILLFNNRIYGLTKGQYSPTSEPGKVTKSTPAGSVDHPFNPVSLALGAEATFVARTIDSDRKHLTSVLSAAAAHRGTALVEIYQNCPIFNDGAFDAIKNPDTKADAIIPLVQGEPIRFGTGGSKGLVRAATGGVEVVETADVDAADLIVHDAHLDDPTTAFAISRLTDAGVLHQSPIGVFRQVERATYDDQARAQIRTAASAQTDQKAALASLISGSDTWTVV from the coding sequence ATGACCACCGCAGAGCTCCCCTTCCCCGGTCTGCAGGGCGTCCCCACCACGGACGACAAGCTGACCGGCAAGGACTACACCTCCGACCAGGAGGTGCGCTGGTGCCCCGGGTGCGGCGACTACGCCGTGCTCAAGGCCGTGCAGTCGTTCCTGCCCGACCTCGGGCTGCGCAAGGAGAACATCGTCTTCGTCTCGGGCATCGGCTGCTCGTCGCGGTTCCCCTACTACCTCGACACCTACGGGATGCACTCCATCCACGGCCGCGCGCCGGCGATCGCCAGCGGCATCGCCACCCAGCGCGAGGACCTCTCGGTGTGGGTGGTCACCGGTGACGGCGACGCGCTCTCGATCGGCGGCAACCACCTGATCCACACCATGCGCCGCAACGTGAACCTCAAGATCCTGCTGTTCAACAACCGGATCTACGGCCTCACCAAGGGGCAGTACTCCCCCACCTCCGAGCCCGGCAAGGTCACCAAGTCGACCCCCGCCGGCTCCGTGGACCACCCGTTCAACCCGGTCTCGCTGGCCCTGGGCGCCGAGGCGACCTTCGTGGCCCGCACCATCGACTCCGACCGCAAGCACCTCACCTCGGTGCTCAGCGCGGCGGCGGCCCACCGGGGCACCGCGCTGGTGGAGATCTACCAGAACTGCCCGATCTTCAACGACGGCGCCTTCGACGCCATCAAGAACCCCGACACCAAGGCCGACGCGATCATCCCGCTGGTCCAGGGCGAGCCGATCCGCTTCGGCACCGGCGGGTCCAAGGGCCTGGTGCGGGCGGCCACCGGCGGCGTCGAGGTCGTGGAGACCGCCGACGTCGACGCGGCCGACCTGATCGTCCACGACGCGCACCTCGACGACCCCACGACCGCCTTCGCGATCTCGCGGCTCACCGACGCCGGTGTGCTTCACCAGTCGCCGATCGGCGTGTTCCGGCAGGTCGAGCGGGCGACGTACGACGACCAGGCGCGCGCCCAGATCCGCACCGCGGCGTCCGCGCAGACCGACCAGAAGGCCGCGCTGGCCTCGCTCATCAGCGGCAGCGACACCTGGACGGTCGTCTGA
- a CDS encoding 2-oxoacid:acceptor oxidoreductase subunit alpha, which produces MAKQVKQLDRVIIRFAGDSGDGMQLTGDRFTQESAAFGNDLQTLPNFPAEIRAPQGTLPGVSSFQVHFADHDILTPGDSPDVLVAMNPAALKANLPDMKAGTTIIVDSHDFTGRNLTKAGYAENPIEGDSLSDYTLNVLDLTGMTVEAVKEFGLSRKDASRAKNMFALGLLSWMYGRPTETTVSFLERRFAKVPAIRDANVTAFKAGYFFGETTESFAVQYEVKPAPMSAGTYRNITGNLALAYGLVAGGVASGLPVFLGTYPITPASDILHELSKHKRFGVTTFQAEDEIAGIGAALGASFAGSLGVTSTSGPGIALKSETIGLAVMTELPLVIVDVQRGGPSTGLPTKTEQADLLQAMFGRNGESPVPIVAPQSPGDCFTAAVEAVRIAVTYRTPVMLLSDGMLANGSEPWRIPEVDDLPVIDPAFATAHNHEVTGKDGETTTDFWPYLRDEETLARPWAVPGTAGLEHRIGGLEKGDGHGNIAYDPANHDYMVRIRQAKVDRIAESLPPLEVDDPSGRAKVLVLGWGSTYGPIGAACRRVRKAGHDVAQVHLRHLNPFPKDLGEIVQGYDKVLIPEMNLGQLSLLVRAKYLVDAVGYNQVRGLPLKAAELADAITDLVETTKETR; this is translated from the coding sequence GTGGCCAAGCAGGTCAAGCAGCTCGACCGCGTGATCATCCGCTTCGCCGGTGACTCCGGTGACGGCATGCAGCTGACGGGCGACCGCTTCACGCAGGAGTCGGCGGCCTTCGGCAACGACCTCCAGACGCTGCCCAACTTCCCGGCCGAGATCCGCGCTCCCCAGGGGACGCTGCCGGGCGTGTCGTCGTTCCAGGTGCACTTCGCCGACCACGACATCCTCACGCCGGGCGACTCCCCCGACGTGCTGGTGGCGATGAACCCCGCGGCGCTCAAGGCCAACCTCCCGGACATGAAGGCCGGCACGACGATCATCGTCGACAGCCACGACTTCACCGGCCGCAACCTCACCAAGGCGGGGTACGCCGAGAACCCCATCGAGGGCGACTCGCTGAGCGACTACACCCTCAACGTGCTCGACCTGACGGGCATGACCGTCGAGGCGGTCAAGGAGTTCGGCCTGTCCCGCAAGGACGCCAGCCGTGCGAAGAACATGTTCGCCCTGGGCCTGCTCTCGTGGATGTACGGCCGCCCGACCGAGACCACCGTCTCCTTCCTGGAGCGGCGCTTCGCCAAGGTGCCCGCGATCCGCGACGCCAACGTGACGGCCTTCAAGGCGGGCTACTTCTTCGGCGAGACGACCGAGTCGTTCGCCGTCCAGTACGAGGTCAAGCCGGCCCCGATGAGCGCCGGCACCTACCGCAACATCACCGGCAACCTGGCGCTCGCCTACGGCCTGGTCGCCGGCGGCGTCGCCTCGGGGCTGCCGGTCTTCCTCGGCACCTACCCGATCACCCCGGCCTCCGACATCCTCCACGAGCTGAGCAAGCACAAGCGGTTCGGCGTGACGACCTTCCAGGCCGAGGACGAGATCGCCGGCATCGGCGCGGCCCTCGGGGCGTCGTTCGCCGGCTCGCTGGGCGTCACCAGCACCTCGGGCCCCGGCATCGCGCTCAAGTCGGAGACCATCGGCCTCGCGGTGATGACCGAGCTGCCGCTGGTGATCGTCGACGTGCAGCGCGGCGGCCCCTCGACCGGCCTGCCCACCAAGACCGAGCAGGCCGACCTGCTGCAGGCGATGTTCGGCCGCAACGGCGAGTCGCCCGTGCCGATCGTGGCGCCCCAGTCCCCCGGCGACTGCTTCACCGCCGCCGTCGAGGCGGTGCGGATCGCGGTCACCTACCGCACGCCGGTGATGCTGCTCTCCGACGGCATGCTCGCCAACGGCTCCGAGCCGTGGCGCATCCCCGAGGTCGACGACCTGCCCGTGATCGACCCGGCGTTCGCGACCGCGCACAACCACGAGGTCACCGGCAAGGACGGCGAGACCACCACCGACTTCTGGCCCTACCTGCGCGACGAGGAGACCCTGGCCCGGCCGTGGGCCGTCCCCGGCACCGCCGGTCTCGAGCACCGCATCGGCGGTCTGGAGAAGGGCGACGGCCACGGCAACATCGCCTACGACCCGGCCAACCACGACTACATGGTCCGGATCCGCCAGGCCAAGGTCGACCGCATCGCCGAGTCGCTCCCGCCGCTGGAGGTCGACGACCCGTCTGGGCGGGCCAAGGTGCTGGTGCTCGGCTGGGGCTCGACGTACGGCCCGATCGGCGCGGCGTGCCGCCGGGTCCGCAAGGCCGGCCACGACGTCGCGCAGGTCCACCTGCGCCACCTCAACCCCTTCCCCAAGGACCTGGGCGAGATCGTCCAGGGCTACGACAAGGTGCTGATCCCCGAGATGAACCTCGGGCAGCTCTCCCTGCTGGTCCGCGCGAAGTACCTCGTCGACGCGGTCGGCTACAACCAGGTGCGCGGCCTGCCGCTCAAGGCCGCCGAGCTCGCCGACGCGATCACCGACCTCGTCGAGACGACCAAGGAGACCCGATGA
- a CDS encoding DEAD/DEAH box helicase family protein yields the protein MLPPAPSFDDLTCPHELRPHQREAVEAVVAAQRAGSDRWWVTLPPGAGKTLVGTEVARLRGRRTVVLSPNTAVQGQWARTWEAYDGPPPGTRRDLRTGFATLTYQSLAVFEGSDGEGDLDRPERPDAEAGDAERPGAAPTSHLDRLHPHGRELVETMREAGPLLLVLDECHHLLEVWGELLREVLAELPDAQVLGLTATPPEAMTAAQATLTAELFGPVLHEARIPALVKAGALAPYAELAWLVEPTPDESDWLAAQATRFAELTADLFDPAFGSTTLPVWLQQRFAVDEAAQVGWAEHAAREPALTDAVLRLAHHDLLPLPEGAVLRERHRERPGPDDWRLLMDDWLRGCIQPRAEGDGEHADGDRAVLEAVRRTLPSIGLAWTRHGVRPGRGTVDRVTARSRAKEQAAAAIVGAEGASSGERARVLVLCDHERATATTRRRLSDGPSEELASSRTPEPAGSATGVLTTLLADPASAALDPVLVTGRTVAGSEETLHRLVEWLRRSHPMLAGGMSVDLEGEVPRLVGRWSSGQWVAHLTRWFDEGGTRCLIGTRGLLGEGWDAPCVSTLVDLTTVTTPTSVVQTRGRALRTDPSDPDKVALVWSVVCVYDGHVAGAADWQRFTRKHRGYFTVDEHGAVVDGVAGLDSSFSEHHPPPREDFDALDARMLQRAQDRAAVREAWLARPDHDDRVGHVLRLRRAAGSPGAPAATTDGTTGLVPWTEAATRRPGATLAVVPPVVALALVGLLVVLGLPVALLVVLAVLLLGAAATLSVALWGRAVLRGASEHHFGLGLVAAAVADALHAAGQTPVGARALRIEVAPDATESYRLVGVDEAASARFAEALEEVCSPMTSPRYVIARTLTSPPTGLDGLLRGLRAHGGQQPDGEVWHTVPSALAGHRRTADLFAQAWGHWVGGGDALYVHLPGGAGVLATHRGQDPFAVTCVVRRVWT from the coding sequence GTGCTCCCTCCCGCCCCATCCTTCGACGACCTGACCTGTCCTCACGAGCTCCGACCGCACCAGCGCGAGGCCGTCGAGGCCGTGGTCGCCGCCCAGCGCGCCGGCAGCGACCGCTGGTGGGTGACGCTGCCCCCCGGCGCCGGCAAGACCCTCGTCGGCACCGAGGTCGCGCGGCTCCGGGGACGCCGCACGGTCGTGCTCTCCCCCAACACCGCGGTCCAGGGCCAGTGGGCCCGCACCTGGGAGGCGTACGACGGCCCGCCGCCCGGCACCCGTCGCGACCTGCGGACGGGGTTCGCCACGCTGACCTACCAGTCGCTGGCCGTCTTCGAGGGCAGCGACGGCGAGGGCGACCTCGACCGACCCGAGCGGCCCGACGCCGAGGCGGGTGACGCCGAGCGCCCGGGCGCCGCCCCGACGAGCCACCTCGACCGGCTCCACCCCCACGGCCGCGAGCTGGTCGAGACCATGCGCGAGGCCGGTCCGCTGCTGCTGGTCCTCGACGAGTGCCACCACCTGCTGGAGGTCTGGGGGGAGCTGCTGCGCGAGGTCCTCGCCGAGCTGCCCGACGCCCAGGTCCTGGGTCTGACGGCCACTCCTCCCGAGGCGATGACCGCGGCCCAGGCCACCCTGACCGCCGAGCTGTTCGGCCCGGTCCTCCACGAGGCCCGGATCCCGGCGCTGGTCAAGGCCGGCGCCCTCGCGCCGTACGCCGAGCTCGCCTGGCTGGTCGAGCCCACGCCCGACGAGTCCGACTGGCTGGCGGCCCAGGCGACGCGCTTCGCCGAGCTGACCGCCGACCTGTTCGACCCCGCCTTCGGGTCGACCACCCTGCCGGTGTGGCTGCAGCAGCGCTTCGCCGTCGACGAGGCCGCCCAGGTCGGCTGGGCCGAGCACGCCGCCCGCGAGCCCGCCCTCACCGATGCCGTGCTGCGCCTGGCCCACCACGACCTGCTGCCGCTCCCCGAGGGAGCCGTGCTGCGCGAGCGCCACCGCGAGCGCCCGGGCCCCGACGACTGGCGGCTGCTGATGGACGACTGGCTGCGCGGCTGCATCCAGCCCCGGGCCGAGGGCGACGGGGAGCACGCCGACGGCGACCGCGCGGTCCTCGAGGCCGTGCGTCGCACGTTGCCCTCGATCGGCCTCGCGTGGACCCGGCACGGCGTGCGACCGGGCCGCGGCACGGTCGACCGGGTCACCGCCCGGTCCCGGGCCAAGGAGCAGGCGGCCGCCGCGATCGTCGGGGCCGAGGGAGCCTCCTCGGGGGAGCGGGCCCGCGTGCTGGTGCTGTGCGACCACGAGCGGGCGACCGCGACCACCCGGCGGCGCCTGTCCGACGGCCCCTCGGAGGAGCTCGCCAGCAGCCGCACCCCCGAGCCGGCCGGCTCCGCGACCGGGGTGCTGACCACGCTGCTCGCCGACCCGGCCAGCGCCGCGCTCGACCCCGTGCTGGTGACCGGCCGCACCGTCGCCGGCAGCGAGGAGACCCTGCACCGCCTCGTGGAGTGGCTGCGGCGCAGCCACCCGATGCTGGCCGGCGGCATGTCGGTCGACCTCGAGGGCGAGGTGCCGCGGCTCGTCGGGCGCTGGAGCTCGGGCCAGTGGGTGGCCCACCTGACCCGCTGGTTCGACGAGGGCGGCACCCGCTGCCTCATCGGCACCCGCGGGCTGCTGGGTGAGGGCTGGGACGCCCCCTGCGTCTCGACCCTGGTCGACCTCACCACCGTCACCACGCCGACCAGCGTCGTGCAGACGCGGGGCCGGGCCCTGCGCACCGACCCGTCGGACCCCGACAAGGTGGCGCTGGTGTGGAGCGTCGTGTGCGTCTACGACGGCCACGTCGCCGGCGCTGCCGACTGGCAGCGCTTCACCCGCAAGCACCGCGGCTACTTCACCGTCGACGAGCACGGCGCGGTCGTCGACGGGGTGGCCGGCCTCGACTCGTCGTTCAGCGAGCACCACCCGCCCCCGCGCGAGGACTTCGACGCCCTCGACGCCCGGATGCTGCAGCGGGCACAGGACCGCGCCGCCGTCCGCGAGGCCTGGCTCGCGCGTCCCGACCACGACGACCGCGTCGGCCACGTGCTGCGGCTGCGGCGCGCCGCCGGCAGCCCCGGCGCGCCGGCCGCGACGACCGACGGCACGACCGGCCTGGTGCCGTGGACCGAGGCGGCGACGCGTCGGCCCGGTGCGACGCTCGCGGTGGTCCCGCCCGTCGTCGCGCTGGCCCTGGTGGGCCTGCTCGTCGTCCTCGGCCTGCCGGTCGCCCTGCTGGTGGTGCTGGCCGTGCTGCTGCTGGGTGCGGCGGCCACGCTCTCGGTGGCGCTGTGGGGCCGCGCCGTGCTGCGCGGCGCCAGCGAGCACCACTTCGGCCTGGGGCTGGTCGCGGCGGCCGTCGCCGACGCCCTGCACGCCGCTGGCCAGACCCCCGTCGGCGCCCGGGCGCTGCGCATCGAGGTGGCGCCCGACGCCACCGAGTCCTACCGCCTCGTCGGCGTCGACGAGGCGGCCTCGGCCCGCTTCGCGGAGGCCCTGGAGGAGGTCTGCTCCCCCATGACGTCGCCGCGCTACGTCATCGCCCGCACCCTCACCTCGCCGCCCACCGGGCTCGACGGACTGCTGCGGGGCCTGCGGGCGCACGGCGGTCAGCAGCCCGACGGCGAGGTCTGGCACACCGTGCCCTCCGCCCTCGCCGGCCACCGCCGCACGGCCGACCTGTTCGCGCAGGCCTGGGGTCACTGGGTCGGGGGCGGCGACGCGCTGTACGTCCACCTCCCCGGCGGCGCCGGGGTCCTGGCCACGCACCGCGGCCAGGACCCGTTCGCGGTGACCTGCGTGGTGCGCCGCGTGTGGACCTGA
- a CDS encoding isocitrate lyase/PEP mutase family protein has product MTQTPAAPDEPTQPTDPTDPAHDSLESKAGELLRLHRDPTLLTVVNVWDSISARVVSDTPGTAALATASHSIAASWGYEDGENIPVDLMIEAVGRIAAATTLPVTADLEGGYGDAAETVRKAIGVGIVGANLEDQMKPLEEAVAAVSAVMDAALSEGVPDFVLNARTDAFVKAGDRDPAEVLADAVERGRAYLDAGAPAVFVPGKLDEAQVTTLVEAFGPQRLTLIGLPGVPPLARLEELGVARVSYGPMSQRVALTALQELTEAVLAGGGVPSNMRPLN; this is encoded by the coding sequence ATGACCCAGACACCTGCCGCCCCCGACGAGCCGACCCAGCCGACGGACCCCACCGACCCCGCGCACGACAGCCTCGAGAGCAAGGCCGGGGAGCTGCTGCGCCTGCACCGCGACCCGACCCTGCTCACGGTCGTCAACGTGTGGGACTCGATCAGCGCCCGCGTCGTCTCCGACACCCCCGGCACCGCGGCGCTGGCCACCGCCAGCCACTCGATCGCGGCCTCGTGGGGCTACGAGGACGGCGAGAACATCCCCGTCGACCTGATGATCGAGGCCGTCGGCCGGATCGCCGCCGCGACCACGCTGCCCGTCACCGCCGACCTCGAGGGCGGGTACGGCGACGCGGCCGAGACCGTCCGCAAGGCGATCGGCGTCGGCATCGTCGGGGCCAACCTCGAGGACCAGATGAAGCCCCTCGAGGAGGCCGTGGCGGCCGTCTCGGCCGTGATGGACGCCGCCCTGTCCGAGGGCGTGCCGGACTTCGTGCTCAACGCCCGCACCGACGCCTTCGTCAAGGCCGGCGACCGCGACCCCGCCGAGGTGCTCGCCGACGCGGTGGAGCGCGGTCGCGCCTACCTCGACGCCGGCGCCCCCGCGGTCTTCGTCCCCGGCAAGCTCGACGAGGCCCAGGTGACGACCCTCGTCGAGGCCTTCGGCCCCCAGCGGCTCACCCTCATCGGGCTGCCCGGCGTACCCCCGCTGGCGCGGCTGGAGGAGCTCGGCGTCGCCCGGGTGTCGTACGGCCCGATGTCGCAGCGGGTGGCGCTCACGGCGCTCCAGGAGCTCACCGAGGCCGTTCTGGCCGGCGGTGGCGTGCCGTCCAACATGCGCCCGCTCAACTGA
- a CDS encoding sulfate ABC transporter permease subunit yields MATDTAPAPAATKRQATPAKGDYRRDPRGVRWALRLLTVGYVVLLVAWPTSLVFKAALAPGIGPMFESLTEPEIAHALVLTAIITVISVLINLVFGLTISILLVRYDFWGKRVISALLDVPLSVSPVVVGLALVLVYNGRDGWFGPTLENAGFQVIFATPGMVMATVFVALPLMIREVVPVLEEIGEDQEQAARSLGAGAFATLRRITLPGIKWAVVYGVVLSLARSLGEFGAVKIVSGNIAGLSQTATLAVEDTYQNFQQDTSYALAAVLAFAAMACLVVVSLLRPKDDER; encoded by the coding sequence GTGGCGACTGACACCGCTCCTGCTCCTGCCGCCACGAAGCGGCAGGCCACCCCGGCCAAGGGCGACTACCGCCGCGACCCCCGCGGGGTCCGGTGGGCACTGCGCCTGCTGACCGTCGGGTACGTCGTGCTGCTGGTCGCCTGGCCGACCTCGCTGGTCTTCAAGGCCGCGCTGGCGCCCGGCATCGGGCCCATGTTCGAGTCGCTCACCGAGCCGGAGATCGCCCACGCCCTGGTGCTGACCGCGATCATCACGGTCATCTCGGTGCTCATCAACCTGGTCTTCGGCCTCACCATCTCGATCCTGCTGGTGCGCTACGACTTCTGGGGCAAGCGCGTGATCTCGGCGCTGCTCGACGTACCGCTCTCGGTCTCACCCGTCGTGGTCGGCCTGGCCCTCGTGCTCGTCTACAACGGCCGCGACGGCTGGTTCGGACCGACGCTGGAGAACGCCGGCTTCCAGGTCATCTTCGCGACCCCGGGCATGGTGATGGCCACGGTCTTCGTCGCGCTGCCGCTGATGATCCGCGAGGTCGTGCCCGTCCTCGAGGAGATCGGCGAGGACCAGGAGCAGGCCGCCCGGAGCCTGGGCGCCGGGGCGTTCGCCACCCTGCGCCGCATCACGCTGCCCGGCATCAAGTGGGCCGTCGTCTACGGCGTCGTGCTCAGCCTGGCCCGCTCGCTCGGCGAGTTCGGCGCCGTCAAGATCGTCTCGGGCAACATCGCGGGGCTCTCGCAGACCGCTACCCTCGCCGTCGAGGACACCTACCAGAACTTCCAGCAGGACACCTCCTACGCCCTGGCCGCCGTGCTCGCGTTCGCCGCCATGGCGTGCCTGGTCGTGGTGTCCCTCCTCCGCCCCAAGGATGATGAACGATGA